A region from the Benincasa hispida cultivar B227 chromosome 8, ASM972705v1, whole genome shotgun sequence genome encodes:
- the LOC120082894 gene encoding probable serine/threonine-protein kinase SIS8 isoform X2, which translates to MRASQNYNSLSYDDKILDGFYDLYGIFTESTSERMPSLVDLQGAPMSDSVTWEAVLINKAADANLLKLEQTALEMAIKMGSESPISVNSYLVRKLAVLVSDHMGGPVGDPEKMLRKWRNLSYSLKATLGSMVLPLGSLTVGLARHRALLFKFLADGAGIPCRLVKGPQYTGSDEVAMNFVKIDDGREYIVDLMADPGALIPADVAGSHVEYDESPFSASPLSRDVDSSQAASSSSGVGSSLEGNSDFGISDRKPKSRNLSATKEFDSPNIDKGPSRDFSSKPNYPGMHIRSPSWTEGVSSPAVRRMKVKDVSQYMIDAAKENPRLAQKLHDVLLESGVVAPPNLFTEAYPDQIDVIVESKSPTEDKDQSRKVPGLCESVNKNDPRPANFLPPLPQPRPHSRASPTHGQQLHLKPLEFNLDSREAAGQPIALPFEVTPVKYGRNVPVAAAAAAAAAVVASSMVVAAAKSNDANLEIPVAAAATATAAAVVATTAAVNKQYEQVEADASLYELRGSGDREHDACGENSEGERISDRSAGNESTKSDITLDDVAECEIPWEEISLGERIGLGSYGEVYRGDWHGTEVAVKRFLDQDISGESLEEFKSEVRIMKRLRHPNVVLFMGAVTRAPHLSIVTEFLPRGSLYRLIHRPNNQLDERKRLRMALDAARGMNYLHNCTPVVVHRDLKSPNLLVDKNWVVKVCDFGLSKMKHSTFLSSRSTAGTAEWMAPEVLRNEPSDEKCDVYSYGVILWELSTMQQPWGGMNPMQVVGAVGFQHRRLDIPDNLDPAIADIIRKCWQTDPRLRPSFAEIMAALKPLQKPMSSSQVPRPNVPTGSGRDRARISQVAEDPSG; encoded by the exons ATGCGTGCTTCACAGAATTACAATTCTCTTAGCTATGATGACAAGATCTTGGATGGCTTCTATGACCTATATGGAATCTTCACCGAGTCCACTTCAGAAAGAATGCCTTCCCTAGTTGATCTGCAAGGAGCACCAATGTCTGACAGTGTCACTTGGGAAGCAGTTCTGATAAATAAAGCTGCTGATGCTAACTTATTGAAACTTGAACAGACGGCATTGGAGATGGCTATCAAGATGGGGTCGGAATCTCcaatttctgtaaatagttatTTGGTGCGGAAGCTTGCTGTTTTAGTTTCAGATCATATGGGGGGACCAGTGGGTGATCCTGAAAAGATGTTGAGAAAATGGAGAAATCTTAGTTACAGCTTGAAAGCAACCCTTGGCAGTATGGTTTTGCCTCTTGGCTCCCTTACTGTAGGGTTGGCCCGTCATCGTGCATTGTTATTCAAG TTTTTGGCAGATGGCGCGGGTATTCCTTGTAGGTTGGTGAAAGGACCACAGTACACAGGTTCCGATGAGGTGGCGATGAACTTCGTAAAAATTGATGATGGAAG GGAGTACATTGTGGATTTAATGGCAGATCCTGGTGCACTTATTCCAGCTGATGTTGCTGGATCGCATGTAGAGTATGATGAATCCCCTTTTTCGGCCAGTCCACTTTCTAGAGATGTTGATTCCTCTCAGGCAGCATCCTCAAGCAGTGGGGTTGGCAGTTCATTAGAAGGAAATTCAGATTTTGGGATATCAGATAGGAAACCGAAGTCCCGGAATCTCAGTGCCACAAAGGAATTCGATTCTCCCAATATCGACAAGGGGCCATCACGTGATTTTTCTAGCAAACCAAACTATCCTGGCATGCACATTAGATCACCTTCTTGGACTGAGGGTGTTAGTTCACCTGCAGTGCGTagaatgaaagtaaaggatgttTCACAATACATGATTGATGCTGCCAAAGAGAATCCACGGTTGGCTCAGAAGCTTCATGACGTGTTGCTTGAAAGTGGTGTAGTTGCTCCTCCAAACTTGTTTACTGAGGCATACCCTGACCAAATAGATGTTATTGTTGAGTCTAAGTCACCAACTGAAGACAAGGATCAAAGTAGAAAGGTGCCTGGTCTTTGTGAAAGTGTGAATAAGAATGATCCTCGTCCAGCTAACTTTTTGCCTCCCTTGCCTCAGCCTAGACCGCATTCTAGAGCCAGCCCTACCCATGGCCAACAACTGCACCTTAAACCTCTGGAATTCAACCTTGATTCAAGAGAAGCAGCCGGACAACCTATAGCCTTACCATTCGAGGTAACTCCAGTGAAGTATGGGAGAAATGTACCCGTTGCCGCAGCAGCAGCAGCTGCCGCAGCTGTTGTTGCATCATCAATGGTGGTAGCTGCAGCAAAGAGTAACGATGCAAATCTTGAAATTCCTGTAGCAGCTGCTGCCACTGCCACCGCTGCTGCAGTGGTTGCAACAACTGCAGCAGTCAACAAGCAATATGAGCAGGTGGAGGCTGATGCTTCTCTTTATGAGCTGCGTGGAAGTGGAGATAGGGAGCATGATGCTTGTGGAGAAAATTCAGAGGGTGAACGAATATCAGATAGATCGGCTGGTAACGAAAGCACAAAATCCGACATTACCCTTGATGACGTTGCAGAATGCGAGATCCCATGGGAAGAAATTTCCTTGGGAGAGCGTATTGGACTTG GATCATATGGGGAGGTCTATCGTGGAGATTGGCATGGAACT GAGGTAGCTGTGAAGAGGTTTCTAGACCAGGACATTTCTGGCGAATCTCTTGAAGAATTCAAAAGTGAG GTTCGAATTATGAAAAGGCTTCGGCATCCAAATGTTGTTCTCTTCATGGGAGCTGTGACACGTGCTCCCCACCTTTCAATTGTTACAGAATTTCTTCCCAG AGGTAGCTTGTACAGGTTAATTCACCGTCCCAACAATCAATTAGATGAACGAAAGCGATTGAGGATGGCACTTGATGCA GCTCGGGGAATGAATTATTTGCACAATTGCACGCCTGTTGTTGTACATCGTGATTTGAAGTCCCCAAATCTACTTGTTGATAAAAATTGGGTTGTGAAG GTATGTGATTTTGGTTTATCAAAAATGAAGCATAGCACATTTCTTTCTTCAAGGTCAACAGCTGGAACT GCTGAGTGGATGGCTCCAGAAGTGCTGAGAAATGAACCTTCAGATGAAAA GTGTGACGTTTATAGTTATGGAGTCATACTATGGGAGCTGTCTACAATGCAACAACCATGGGGAGGAATGAACCCAATGCAAGTTGTTGGAGCTGTTGGCTTTCAGCATCGCCGTCTTGACATCCCAGACAATTTGGATCCTGCCATTGCTGACATTATTAGGAAATGCTGGCAAAC AGATCCAAGATTAAGACCTTCATTTGCCGAGATTATGGCTGCACTAAAGCCGCTGCAGAAGCCAATGTCGAGTTCTCAAGTACCAAGACCGAATGTTCCTACAGGTAGTGGTCGTGACCGGGCTCGAATATCGCAAGTTGCTGAAGACCCATCAGGCTAG
- the LOC120082894 gene encoding probable serine/threonine-protein kinase SIS8 isoform X1 encodes MKNLLKKFHIMSSGQSDDTAEGSTSSRSSKLMEVSSSDKLPSRSRTTHFNSEHKPFSGISGWLNSVTNRRSPSPPSSSNPTAGELMEPSDSVSSRDAAMDTSRHDSGSSNSRDPDIEEEYQIQLALEMSAREDPEAAQIEAVKQISLGSCDPDNTPAEVIAFRYWNYNSLSYDDKILDGFYDLYGIFTESTSERMPSLVDLQGAPMSDSVTWEAVLINKAADANLLKLEQTALEMAIKMGSESPISVNSYLVRKLAVLVSDHMGGPVGDPEKMLRKWRNLSYSLKATLGSMVLPLGSLTVGLARHRALLFKFLADGAGIPCRLVKGPQYTGSDEVAMNFVKIDDGREYIVDLMADPGALIPADVAGSHVEYDESPFSASPLSRDVDSSQAASSSSGVGSSLEGNSDFGISDRKPKSRNLSATKEFDSPNIDKGPSRDFSSKPNYPGMHIRSPSWTEGVSSPAVRRMKVKDVSQYMIDAAKENPRLAQKLHDVLLESGVVAPPNLFTEAYPDQIDVIVESKSPTEDKDQSRKVPGLCESVNKNDPRPANFLPPLPQPRPHSRASPTHGQQLHLKPLEFNLDSREAAGQPIALPFEVTPVKYGRNVPVAAAAAAAAAVVASSMVVAAAKSNDANLEIPVAAAATATAAAVVATTAAVNKQYEQVEADASLYELRGSGDREHDACGENSEGERISDRSAGNESTKSDITLDDVAECEIPWEEISLGERIGLGSYGEVYRGDWHGTEVAVKRFLDQDISGESLEEFKSEVRIMKRLRHPNVVLFMGAVTRAPHLSIVTEFLPRGSLYRLIHRPNNQLDERKRLRMALDAARGMNYLHNCTPVVVHRDLKSPNLLVDKNWVVKVCDFGLSKMKHSTFLSSRSTAGTAEWMAPEVLRNEPSDEKCDVYSYGVILWELSTMQQPWGGMNPMQVVGAVGFQHRRLDIPDNLDPAIADIIRKCWQTDPRLRPSFAEIMAALKPLQKPMSSSQVPRPNVPTGSGRDRARISQVAEDPSG; translated from the exons ATGAAGAACCTCCTTAAGAAGTTCCACATCATGTCCAGTGGTCAGTCGGACGATACAGCTGAAGGGTCTACTTCATCGAGGAGCAGTAAATTAATGGAGGTTTCATCGTCTGATAAGCTGCCATCTCGCTCCCGGACGACCCATTTCAATTCGGAGCACAAACCCTTCTCAGGGATATCCGGTTGGTTGAACTCTGTTACAAATAGGCGTAGCCCCAGTCCTCCATCATCTTCGAATCCTACTGCAGGCGAGTTAATGGAGCCATCAGATTCAGTATCTAGCAGAGATGCTGCAATGGATACATCTAGGCATGATTCAGGGTCGAGTAACTCGAGGGATCCTGATATAGAGGAAGAGTATCAGATACAGCTTGCTTTGGAAATGAGTGCCAGAGAAGATCCTGAGGCAGCTCAGATTGAGGCTGTGAAGCAGATTAGTTTGGGGTCATGTGATCCTGATAACACTCCAGCTGAAGTTATTGCCTTCAGATATTGG AATTACAATTCTCTTAGCTATGATGACAAGATCTTGGATGGCTTCTATGACCTATATGGAATCTTCACCGAGTCCACTTCAGAAAGAATGCCTTCCCTAGTTGATCTGCAAGGAGCACCAATGTCTGACAGTGTCACTTGGGAAGCAGTTCTGATAAATAAAGCTGCTGATGCTAACTTATTGAAACTTGAACAGACGGCATTGGAGATGGCTATCAAGATGGGGTCGGAATCTCcaatttctgtaaatagttatTTGGTGCGGAAGCTTGCTGTTTTAGTTTCAGATCATATGGGGGGACCAGTGGGTGATCCTGAAAAGATGTTGAGAAAATGGAGAAATCTTAGTTACAGCTTGAAAGCAACCCTTGGCAGTATGGTTTTGCCTCTTGGCTCCCTTACTGTAGGGTTGGCCCGTCATCGTGCATTGTTATTCAAG TTTTTGGCAGATGGCGCGGGTATTCCTTGTAGGTTGGTGAAAGGACCACAGTACACAGGTTCCGATGAGGTGGCGATGAACTTCGTAAAAATTGATGATGGAAG GGAGTACATTGTGGATTTAATGGCAGATCCTGGTGCACTTATTCCAGCTGATGTTGCTGGATCGCATGTAGAGTATGATGAATCCCCTTTTTCGGCCAGTCCACTTTCTAGAGATGTTGATTCCTCTCAGGCAGCATCCTCAAGCAGTGGGGTTGGCAGTTCATTAGAAGGAAATTCAGATTTTGGGATATCAGATAGGAAACCGAAGTCCCGGAATCTCAGTGCCACAAAGGAATTCGATTCTCCCAATATCGACAAGGGGCCATCACGTGATTTTTCTAGCAAACCAAACTATCCTGGCATGCACATTAGATCACCTTCTTGGACTGAGGGTGTTAGTTCACCTGCAGTGCGTagaatgaaagtaaaggatgttTCACAATACATGATTGATGCTGCCAAAGAGAATCCACGGTTGGCTCAGAAGCTTCATGACGTGTTGCTTGAAAGTGGTGTAGTTGCTCCTCCAAACTTGTTTACTGAGGCATACCCTGACCAAATAGATGTTATTGTTGAGTCTAAGTCACCAACTGAAGACAAGGATCAAAGTAGAAAGGTGCCTGGTCTTTGTGAAAGTGTGAATAAGAATGATCCTCGTCCAGCTAACTTTTTGCCTCCCTTGCCTCAGCCTAGACCGCATTCTAGAGCCAGCCCTACCCATGGCCAACAACTGCACCTTAAACCTCTGGAATTCAACCTTGATTCAAGAGAAGCAGCCGGACAACCTATAGCCTTACCATTCGAGGTAACTCCAGTGAAGTATGGGAGAAATGTACCCGTTGCCGCAGCAGCAGCAGCTGCCGCAGCTGTTGTTGCATCATCAATGGTGGTAGCTGCAGCAAAGAGTAACGATGCAAATCTTGAAATTCCTGTAGCAGCTGCTGCCACTGCCACCGCTGCTGCAGTGGTTGCAACAACTGCAGCAGTCAACAAGCAATATGAGCAGGTGGAGGCTGATGCTTCTCTTTATGAGCTGCGTGGAAGTGGAGATAGGGAGCATGATGCTTGTGGAGAAAATTCAGAGGGTGAACGAATATCAGATAGATCGGCTGGTAACGAAAGCACAAAATCCGACATTACCCTTGATGACGTTGCAGAATGCGAGATCCCATGGGAAGAAATTTCCTTGGGAGAGCGTATTGGACTTG GATCATATGGGGAGGTCTATCGTGGAGATTGGCATGGAACT GAGGTAGCTGTGAAGAGGTTTCTAGACCAGGACATTTCTGGCGAATCTCTTGAAGAATTCAAAAGTGAG GTTCGAATTATGAAAAGGCTTCGGCATCCAAATGTTGTTCTCTTCATGGGAGCTGTGACACGTGCTCCCCACCTTTCAATTGTTACAGAATTTCTTCCCAG AGGTAGCTTGTACAGGTTAATTCACCGTCCCAACAATCAATTAGATGAACGAAAGCGATTGAGGATGGCACTTGATGCA GCTCGGGGAATGAATTATTTGCACAATTGCACGCCTGTTGTTGTACATCGTGATTTGAAGTCCCCAAATCTACTTGTTGATAAAAATTGGGTTGTGAAG GTATGTGATTTTGGTTTATCAAAAATGAAGCATAGCACATTTCTTTCTTCAAGGTCAACAGCTGGAACT GCTGAGTGGATGGCTCCAGAAGTGCTGAGAAATGAACCTTCAGATGAAAA GTGTGACGTTTATAGTTATGGAGTCATACTATGGGAGCTGTCTACAATGCAACAACCATGGGGAGGAATGAACCCAATGCAAGTTGTTGGAGCTGTTGGCTTTCAGCATCGCCGTCTTGACATCCCAGACAATTTGGATCCTGCCATTGCTGACATTATTAGGAAATGCTGGCAAAC AGATCCAAGATTAAGACCTTCATTTGCCGAGATTATGGCTGCACTAAAGCCGCTGCAGAAGCCAATGTCGAGTTCTCAAGTACCAAGACCGAATGTTCCTACAGGTAGTGGTCGTGACCGGGCTCGAATATCGCAAGTTGCTGAAGACCCATCAGGCTAG